The following proteins come from a genomic window of Gallalistipes aquisgranensis:
- a CDS encoding TlpA family protein disulfide reductase produces MKRLSVLLTAALAALTLGSAAQVIGEPREDKDVRVKTGQPVPDFTVTMTDGSKIRMADLKGKVVVVNFWATWCPPCRAELARVQKDIIDRFAGEEFLFLPISRGETAATVEAFRKKTGYTFPMGLDPDKKIYPLFAATGIPRNFLVGRDGTIVGSEIGYSATLFDQFCDRIEKLLKTK; encoded by the coding sequence ATGAAAAGACTATCCGTTCTGCTGACTGCGGCGCTGGCCGCACTGACGCTGGGTTCCGCCGCCCAGGTGATCGGGGAACCCCGGGAAGACAAGGATGTGCGGGTAAAGACGGGCCAGCCGGTGCCCGATTTCACCGTCACGATGACCGACGGCAGCAAAATCCGCATGGCCGACCTGAAGGGCAAGGTGGTGGTGGTCAACTTCTGGGCCACGTGGTGTCCGCCCTGCCGGGCCGAACTGGCGCGCGTGCAAAAGGATATCATAGACCGCTTCGCGGGCGAAGAGTTCCTCTTCCTGCCCATTTCGCGCGGGGAGACGGCCGCCACGGTCGAGGCATTCCGCAAAAAGACGGGCTACACTTTCCCGATGGGGCTCGACCCCGACAAGAAGATCTATCCGCTGTTCGCCGCGACGGGCATTCCGCGCAATTTCCTCGTCGGCCGCGACGGCACGATCGTCGGGAGCGAGATCGGCTATTCGGCCACCCTGTTCGACCAGTTCTGCGACCGCATCGAAAAACTGTTAAAAACCAAATAG
- the dxs gene encoding 1-deoxy-D-xylulose-5-phosphate synthase codes for MSETNDTYLGRVDSPADLKKLSVQELEGYCDELRRFIIEQLAANPGHLGSSLGVVELTAALHYVFDTPHDRLIWDVGHQAYAHKIITGRRDAFPTNRKLGGLSGFPKMSESPYDAFGGGHASVSISAALGMAKAAELKGEKREVVAVIGDGALTGGLAFEGLNNAGASNTDLLVILNDNHMSIDPNVGALKEYLLHISTSRHYNRFKTRIWDMLSGVPRLRRLLQKTGNALKQGVLQQSNLFESLNFRYFGPVDGHDVGMLVKVLRDLREIPGPKLLHVLTVKGKGYKPAEDNQPLWHAPGRFNPETGELLTPADLSAPPRFQDVFGETLLELARGNDRIVGITPAMPTGCSLSIMMERMPERCFDVGIAEGHAVTFSAGLATQGMVPFCNIYSSFMQRAYDNVVHDVALQNLNVVFCLDRAGLVGEDGPTHHGAFDIAFFRPVPNLTIAAPMDEMELRCLMYTASLGRGPFVIRYPRGRGTNEDWRCPLEELPVGKGRLLREGRDVAVLTLGPVGRFAAEAIERAAAEGVSAAHFDLRYAKPLDEEMLHGVGRRFSRVITVEDGVVQGGVGSAVLEFMERNGYGCRVEMLGIPDEFIPHGTPAQLHRLCGFDVEGIYGKLMEGR; via the coding sequence ATGTCCGAAACGAACGATACGTATCTGGGCCGGGTGGATTCGCCCGCCGACCTGAAGAAGCTCTCCGTGCAGGAACTGGAGGGCTATTGCGACGAGTTGCGCCGCTTCATCATCGAACAGCTGGCCGCCAATCCCGGCCATCTGGGTTCGAGCCTCGGGGTGGTGGAGCTCACGGCCGCCCTGCACTACGTGTTCGACACGCCGCACGACCGGCTGATCTGGGACGTGGGACACCAGGCCTATGCCCATAAGATCATCACCGGACGAAGGGACGCTTTCCCCACCAACCGAAAGCTGGGCGGGCTGAGCGGTTTCCCGAAGATGAGCGAAAGTCCCTACGATGCCTTCGGCGGCGGCCATGCGTCGGTCTCCATCTCCGCGGCGCTGGGCATGGCCAAGGCGGCCGAACTGAAAGGGGAGAAGCGCGAGGTGGTGGCCGTCATCGGCGACGGGGCCCTCACCGGGGGACTGGCGTTCGAGGGGCTCAACAACGCGGGAGCCTCGAACACCGACCTGCTGGTGATCCTCAACGACAACCACATGTCGATCGACCCCAACGTGGGGGCGCTCAAGGAGTACCTGCTCCATATCTCCACCTCGCGGCATTACAACCGGTTCAAGACCCGTATCTGGGATATGCTTTCCGGGGTGCCCCGCCTGCGCCGCCTGCTCCAGAAGACGGGAAACGCCCTCAAACAGGGGGTGCTCCAGCAGAGCAATCTGTTCGAGAGCCTCAATTTCCGCTATTTCGGTCCGGTGGACGGGCACGACGTGGGGATGCTGGTCAAGGTGTTGCGCGACCTGCGGGAGATTCCCGGTCCGAAACTGCTGCACGTGCTGACGGTCAAGGGGAAGGGTTACAAGCCGGCCGAGGACAACCAGCCTTTGTGGCATGCCCCGGGGCGGTTCAATCCCGAGACGGGTGAGCTGTTGACGCCGGCCGACCTGTCGGCTCCGCCCCGTTTCCAGGACGTGTTCGGGGAGACGCTGCTCGAACTGGCCCGGGGGAACGACCGTATCGTGGGAATCACGCCCGCCATGCCGACGGGCTGTTCGCTGAGCATCATGATGGAGCGGATGCCGGAGCGCTGTTTCGACGTGGGGATCGCCGAAGGTCATGCGGTGACCTTCTCGGCCGGCCTCGCCACACAGGGGATGGTTCCCTTCTGCAACATCTATTCTTCGTTCATGCAGCGGGCCTACGACAACGTCGTTCACGACGTGGCGCTCCAGAACCTGAATGTGGTCTTCTGTCTCGACCGTGCCGGACTGGTGGGGGAGGACGGTCCCACGCATCACGGGGCTTTCGACATTGCGTTTTTCCGTCCCGTGCCCAATCTGACGATCGCAGCCCCGATGGACGAAATGGAGTTGCGCTGCCTGATGTACACGGCTTCGCTGGGCCGCGGCCCCTTCGTGATCCGTTACCCGCGGGGACGGGGTACGAACGAGGATTGGCGCTGTCCGCTGGAAGAACTTCCCGTGGGGAAGGGGCGCCTGCTGCGGGAGGGCCGGGACGTGGCGGTGCTCACGTTGGGTCCGGTGGGACGTTTTGCCGCCGAGGCGATCGAACGCGCCGCAGCCGAAGGTGTTTCGGCCGCCCATTTCGACCTGCGTTACGCCAAGCCGTTGGACGAGGAGATGCTGCACGGCGTCGGACGCAGGTTCTCCCGGGTGATTACGGTCGAGGACGGGGTCGTGCAGGGAGGCGTGGGAAGCGCCGTGCTCGAATTCATGGAGCGCAACGGATACGGCTGCCGCGTGGAGATGCTGGGTATTCCCGACGAGTTCATTCCCCACGGCACCCCCGCCCAGTTGCACCGTCTCTGCGGATTCGACGTGGAAGGAATTTACGGGAAACTCATGGAGGGCCGTTAA
- a CDS encoding Ig-like domain-containing protein has product MKKHLFLLMLSAAILAGCSKNEGGEGELFTPPVQGQLTQSAYADNENTGGGFSFTTDAPWTATVNEVQVSVQASALSRSAARTTDGNNVVWLKLYNGNSEAYSGGPGTITLRIEIDQNYTGERREATITILSGNNTFTVTVVQEGTKQDGSRNDPPVQVTDITLDKTELSLETGVKTTLAATVEPADATIKSVSWSSSNPEVAAVHPVTGEITAIAEGTAVVTATSSSNKDVSASCTVTVGGEPVVPTGRSLISEMNFYSRINPDKSYSNIKLTYDDQNRITKWEEENSDEEYRDTRTITFEYGDGIVHITSTASSDDPDEPNTYTAYLNKAGFVTRTEGPDLDATSYEYNSENRLIRMTQAHEWQEYIWENGNITRIKYGNDQGETNVTNYTYYENLENRENFDLFFDRISWDEELAIAGLTGMPCRNLLHEERGESEWAYKDNFDMEYEVDGNGYITKAVQTQPQLSSSGGKDDAWIGEIKHISGK; this is encoded by the coding sequence ATGAAAAAACATCTGTTTCTATTGATGCTTTCAGCAGCGATTCTTGCTGGTTGCAGCAAAAACGAAGGCGGAGAAGGCGAGCTATTCACTCCGCCCGTACAAGGACAACTCACACAAAGCGCCTACGCCGATAACGAAAATACGGGCGGCGGCTTCTCGTTCACGACCGATGCCCCCTGGACGGCGACCGTAAACGAAGTACAGGTTTCGGTACAGGCATCTGCCTTATCCAGATCCGCCGCACGTACTACCGACGGCAATAACGTGGTCTGGCTAAAACTCTACAACGGTAACAGCGAGGCATACAGCGGCGGGCCCGGAACGATTACGCTCCGCATCGAAATCGACCAGAACTATACGGGCGAACGGCGCGAAGCCACGATTACTATCCTTTCGGGCAACAACACTTTTACTGTGACGGTCGTCCAGGAGGGCACCAAACAGGACGGCAGCCGGAACGATCCCCCGGTCCAGGTAACGGACATTACCCTCGATAAAACCGAACTCTCTCTCGAAACAGGTGTCAAGACAACACTGGCCGCCACCGTAGAACCCGCCGACGCTACGATTAAATCGGTATCCTGGTCGAGCAGCAATCCCGAAGTCGCAGCCGTACATCCCGTAACCGGAGAAATAACCGCGATAGCAGAGGGAACGGCGGTCGTCACGGCGACCTCTTCGTCCAACAAGGATGTATCGGCCTCCTGCACGGTAACCGTGGGCGGCGAACCCGTCGTACCCACAGGCCGGTCGTTAATCTCGGAAATGAATTTCTATTCAAGAATAAACCCAGACAAATCGTACAGCAACATAAAACTGACTTACGACGATCAAAACCGGATAACGAAATGGGAGGAGGAAAACAGCGACGAGGAGTACCGCGATACCCGGACAATCACGTTCGAGTACGGCGACGGTATTGTACATATTACCTCCACCGCATCTTCCGACGATCCGGATGAGCCTAATACCTATACGGCTTATCTGAACAAAGCCGGTTTCGTTACCCGCACCGAAGGCCCCGACCTCGATGCGACAAGCTACGAGTACAATTCGGAAAATCGTCTAATCCGTATGACGCAGGCCCACGAGTGGCAGGAATATATCTGGGAAAACGGCAATATCACACGGATCAAATACGGCAACGACCAGGGGGAAACCAACGTTACCAATTATACCTATTACGAAAATCTCGAAAACAGGGAAAACTTCGACTTGTTCTTCGATCGTATCTCGTGGGACGAGGAATTGGCAATCGCAGGCTTGACGGGCATGCCGTGCCGCAACCTGCTCCATGAAGAACGAGGAGAGAGCGAGTGGGCTTACAAGGATAATTTCGACATGGAATACGAAGTGGACGGAAACGGATATATAACCAAAGCGGTTCAAACCCAGCCGCAACTTTCTTCCTCCGGCGGAAAAGACGATGCCTGGATCGGAGAAATCAAACATATTTCGGGAAAATAA
- a CDS encoding OmpA/MotB family protein, with protein sequence MKKILIICAVAAFGASCVSNKTFNSMKAQALRAEGELASANTRIEELGARNRKLTDAVEELKKDTARLSADYLYLNQKYKKLLADGSAEAARMLRQIEESQNELSERSQRVDELEQMLRAREESIAAIRRKVADALLGFEGKGLSISTREGKVYVSMEDKLLFRSGSFEIDPNGARAVRDLAGVLAQNPDINVMVEGHTDDVPYRPNGQLKDNLDLSAKRATTVMRLLLENGEIAPERIIAAGRGESLPIDPAKTREARAKNRRTEIILTPKLDELMQLMDKE encoded by the coding sequence ATGAAAAAAATCCTGATAATCTGCGCAGTGGCGGCTTTCGGCGCCTCGTGCGTTTCCAACAAAACCTTCAACTCCATGAAGGCGCAGGCCCTGCGGGCCGAAGGCGAACTGGCCTCGGCCAATACTCGCATCGAGGAGCTGGGCGCCCGCAACCGGAAGCTGACCGACGCGGTGGAAGAGCTCAAAAAGGATACCGCACGCCTGTCCGCCGACTATCTTTACCTGAACCAGAAATACAAGAAACTGCTGGCCGACGGTTCGGCCGAGGCGGCCCGCATGCTCCGCCAGATAGAGGAGAGCCAGAACGAACTCAGCGAACGTTCGCAACGGGTGGACGAACTGGAACAGATGCTCCGCGCCCGCGAAGAGTCGATCGCCGCGATCCGCCGCAAGGTGGCCGACGCCCTGCTGGGCTTCGAGGGCAAGGGGCTCTCGATCTCCACCCGCGAAGGCAAGGTCTACGTTTCGATGGAGGACAAGCTGCTCTTCCGCTCGGGCAGTTTCGAGATCGACCCCAACGGAGCGCGTGCCGTGCGCGATCTGGCCGGAGTGCTGGCCCAGAACCCGGACATCAACGTCATGGTGGAGGGCCACACGGACGACGTTCCCTACCGCCCGAACGGCCAGTTGAAGGACAACCTCGACCTGAGCGCGAAACGGGCCACGACGGTGATGCGCCTGCTTCTGGAGAACGGGGAGATCGCACCCGAGCGGATCATCGCCGCCGGCCGCGGGGAGTCGCTGCCCATCGACCCGGCCAAGACCCGCGAAGCCCGGGCCAAAAACCGTCGTACGGAGATCATCCTCACTCCCAAACTCGACGAACTGATGCAACTGATGGATAAAGAGTAA
- a CDS encoding GNAT family N-acetyltransferase, translating to MIYIETPRLLLRDWSDADLPLFAAMNADPAVMEFFPGTLTPAESEAFYRRIRDEFADSGYGLYAVERKIDGCFIGYTGLHRALFEADFTPCIEIGWRLCHAAWGNGFAPEAAAAVLDYAFGLLGMTEVCSFTAAVNLRSQRVMEKIGMEPAGRFVHPSLPRESSLSEHVLYRARIGNAGVE from the coding sequence ATGATCTATATTGAAACGCCGCGCCTGTTGCTGCGCGACTGGTCGGACGCCGACCTGCCCCTGTTCGCCGCCATGAATGCCGATCCGGCGGTGATGGAGTTTTTCCCGGGAACGCTGACCCCGGCGGAGTCGGAGGCCTTTTATCGCCGTATCCGGGACGAGTTCGCCGATTCCGGATACGGGCTTTATGCCGTGGAGAGGAAGATCGACGGATGTTTTATCGGCTATACCGGGCTGCACCGTGCCCTTTTCGAAGCCGATTTCACCCCCTGCATCGAGATCGGATGGCGCCTGTGTCATGCGGCGTGGGGGAACGGATTCGCGCCGGAAGCCGCGGCGGCCGTGCTGGACTATGCCTTCGGCCTGCTGGGGATGACGGAGGTCTGTTCGTTCACCGCGGCGGTCAACCTGCGTTCGCAGCGGGTGATGGAGAAGATCGGCATGGAACCGGCGGGGCGCTTCGTCCATCCGTCCCTGCCCCGGGAGAGTTCCCTCTCGGAGCATGTGCTCTACCGGGCCCGGATCGGAAACGCCGGCGTGGAATAA
- a CDS encoding glycoside hydrolase family 10 protein, with translation MNRREMLKYLVALGLAPLATGYEKATAAVAPKNDPGRKNGAGKSDEMLEARKRARRRTRRIIMNNDGNDARWNESKPVTPELFLSRRTQGLVDSQVDSVFYCSGVTNVHHHKSSVSERQTNSGKGYVADELARLGTDTLSVITNFCHQHGKEVFWSLRMNDTHDSGQEYEFISAFKREHPELIVGKKGVKTPVLSGRWSAFDYGQEPVRRLIVAMLDDVVTRYDIDGVELDFFRHPHFFKAQFLGEPVTQADCDKMTAMIREIRDLCDREGRRRGRPVLIAVRVPDSFGFAKAIGLDWEQWLREELIDLVTAADYLKFEPWAHLAAIGRQYDIPVYACIEQRRLLGGGDPENTSVEELWRTEAYKAWQAGVNGIYTFNRFDPYDPIFRELGDPALLETLPRSGKESMTTLSSKGMLSPTYWLRNGNDFLKK, from the coding sequence ATGAACCGCAGAGAGATGCTGAAATACCTGGTGGCGCTCGGACTGGCGCCCCTGGCCACGGGATACGAAAAGGCCACGGCCGCCGTCGCTCCGAAAAACGATCCGGGCCGGAAAAACGGCGCCGGAAAATCCGACGAAATGCTCGAAGCCCGCAAACGGGCCCGCCGCCGCACCCGACGCATCATCATGAACAACGACGGAAACGACGCCCGGTGGAACGAAAGCAAGCCGGTCACCCCCGAACTCTTTCTGAGCAGGCGTACGCAGGGACTGGTCGATTCGCAGGTGGATTCCGTGTTCTACTGCTCCGGGGTCACCAACGTACACCACCACAAAAGTTCGGTCAGCGAACGCCAGACCAATTCCGGCAAAGGATACGTGGCCGACGAACTGGCCCGGCTGGGCACCGACACGCTCAGCGTCATCACGAACTTCTGCCATCAGCACGGCAAGGAGGTCTTCTGGTCGCTGCGCATGAACGACACCCACGACTCGGGCCAGGAATACGAGTTCATCAGCGCCTTCAAACGCGAACATCCCGAACTGATCGTCGGCAAAAAAGGGGTGAAAACCCCTGTGCTTTCCGGCCGCTGGTCGGCCTTCGACTACGGACAGGAGCCCGTGCGCCGCCTGATCGTCGCCATGCTCGACGACGTGGTGACCCGATACGACATCGACGGCGTCGAACTCGACTTCTTCCGGCATCCCCACTTTTTCAAGGCGCAGTTCCTCGGCGAACCGGTCACCCAGGCCGACTGCGACAAGATGACCGCCATGATCCGGGAGATCCGGGACCTCTGCGACCGCGAGGGCAGACGGAGGGGCAGACCCGTGCTGATCGCCGTCCGGGTCCCCGACTCGTTCGGTTTTGCTAAGGCCATCGGGCTCGACTGGGAACAGTGGCTCAGGGAGGAGCTGATCGACCTGGTCACCGCCGCCGACTACCTCAAATTCGAGCCCTGGGCCCACCTGGCCGCCATCGGACGACAGTACGACATACCCGTCTACGCCTGCATCGAACAGCGGAGACTGCTCGGAGGTGGAGATCCCGAAAACACATCCGTGGAGGAGCTCTGGCGCACGGAGGCCTACAAGGCATGGCAGGCCGGGGTCAACGGCATCTACACCTTCAACCGGTTCGACCCCTACGATCCCATTTTCCGGGAACTGGGCGACCCGGCCCTGCTGGAGACCCTGCCCCGCTCGGGAAAGGAGTCGATGACCACCCTTTCGAGCAAGGGGATGCTGAGCCCCACCTACTGGCTCAGGAACGGCAACGATTTTCTGAAAAAATAG
- the frr gene encoding ribosome recycling factor: MTDEYKLILDIASEKMQKAIEHLTESLLSVRAGKASPNVLNGVMVEYYGTPTAIPQVASVTVPDAKTILIQPWEKKLIPAIEKAILVANLGLTPSNNGEQIRLTIPALTEERRKQLVKQVRSDAETARVSLRNARRDAVEGFKKAQKEGMPEDMAKDGETETQKLTDKFSKKLEELLDAKEKEIMTV; this comes from the coding sequence ATGACTGACGAATACAAACTGATCCTCGACATCGCATCGGAGAAGATGCAGAAGGCGATCGAACATCTGACCGAATCGCTGCTGAGCGTGCGTGCCGGCAAGGCGAGCCCCAACGTGCTGAACGGCGTGATGGTGGAGTACTACGGCACTCCGACCGCCATCCCGCAGGTAGCCAGCGTGACCGTGCCGGACGCCAAGACGATCCTGATCCAGCCGTGGGAGAAGAAGCTGATCCCCGCCATCGAGAAAGCCATCCTGGTGGCCAACCTGGGCCTGACACCCTCGAACAACGGCGAACAGATCCGGCTGACCATCCCGGCCCTCACCGAGGAACGCCGCAAACAGCTGGTCAAACAGGTGCGTTCCGACGCCGAGACCGCCCGCGTCAGCCTGCGCAACGCCCGCCGCGACGCCGTGGAGGGATTCAAGAAGGCCCAGAAGGAGGGCATGCCCGAAGATATGGCCAAAGACGGCGAGACCGAAACCCAGAAACTGACCGACAAATTCTCCAAAAAACTCGAAGAGCTCCTCGATGCCAAGGAGAAGGAGATCATGACCGTTTAG
- the pyrH gene encoding UMP kinase, with amino-acid sequence MKYKRILLKLSGESLMGGQPYGLSTDVLASYARQIRAVAESGVQLAIVIGGGNIFRGLSGVNRGFDRVKGDQMGMLATIINSLALQSALESEGVKARVLTSIRMEPIGEYYSKARALECMRAGEVVIVGGGTSNPFFSTDTASALRGVEVEADVMLKGTRVDGVYTADPEKDPAAVRFDEISFDEVYARGLKVMDLTAFTLCKENRLPVIVFDMDTEGNLGKVVAGEKIGTLVHE; translated from the coding sequence ATGAAATACAAAAGGATTCTTCTCAAACTGAGCGGCGAGTCGCTGATGGGCGGCCAGCCGTACGGCCTCTCGACCGACGTGCTCGCCTCCTACGCCCGCCAGATCAGGGCGGTGGCCGAAAGCGGCGTGCAGCTGGCCATCGTGATCGGAGGAGGCAACATCTTCCGGGGTCTGAGCGGCGTGAACCGCGGCTTCGACCGGGTGAAAGGCGACCAGATGGGCATGCTCGCCACGATCATCAACTCGCTGGCCCTCCAGTCGGCGCTCGAAAGCGAAGGGGTGAAGGCCCGCGTGCTCACCTCGATCCGTATGGAGCCGATCGGCGAATACTACTCGAAGGCCCGGGCGCTGGAATGCATGCGGGCGGGCGAGGTGGTCATCGTCGGCGGCGGCACGTCCAACCCCTTCTTCTCGACCGACACGGCCTCGGCCCTGCGCGGCGTGGAGGTAGAGGCCGACGTGATGCTCAAGGGCACCCGGGTGGACGGCGTCTACACGGCAGACCCGGAGAAGGACCCCGCGGCCGTCCGGTTCGACGAAATCTCGTTCGACGAGGTCTACGCCCGCGGACTGAAAGTGATGGACCTCACCGCCTTCACCCTCTGCAAGGAGAACCGGCTGCCGGTCATCGTCTTCGACATGGACACCGAAGGCAATCTGGGCAAGGTCGTTGCAGGGGAGAAGATCGGAACGCTCGTGCACGAATGA